The nucleotide window ACGGTCCTACAGGGATATTAATTAATGAAACAGCGAAAAATCCGCCGGCCATCAAACTAATTTTAGGAATATCTTCTTCCTCGATTCCTTTAATGGAATTTCCTACAGCCACTGCTGTTGCACCAAAAGTAGTTACAACCACAGGAAGGCTTAATACCCCGTCGGCGATATGCACTTATATCACTCCTTTCCTTAAATAAATCAGAATATTAATTACTTACTTGAATTTCTATTGGCACAGTTTCATGTTCAACTTCTCCGTCGTGAATTAATTGGAACACTACTTCACTTTCCCCTTCCTTATCACCGGTTATATGAACATGATCGCCGTGTTCTTCTAGACTGAGTATCTCTTCATTAGCATCTTCAGCATAATCAATCCCTAGTGAATAATGCTCTCCATCCAGTTCAATTTCTTTTTCATTTTCGTCTAGAATGTTGGCACCTAGTGAAAGATTTTCGTTTATAGAAACTTCTGGCAATCCTGAATGCCAGTGCTGATCGTGATGGTAATCCACAACTTCATCAGAATCTCGATCAATAATGTTGAATGTGAGACCAGTATCAGAATGTTCAGTCCCTTCTTTTGTAGGCTCGCTTTCTTCACAACCACTAAAAACCATTACTCCAATTAATAACATGAGCGCGAAAGTAACCCCTTTTCTAAACATAAAATAGCCCTCCTTTAAAATTCAGTCTACAAAATGCTGTTTACAGCACTTGTTGAGTTTTTAATTTCAAGAGACTTTCCAATTTCCTTTAAATAACTTCTAAGGTTAAGACATAATAAATTTAGATGCCTCTTCGATTGTTCGTGGATTAAATTTACTATGTTTAAATAACCTTGCTAGCGTTGGAAGGGGTAACCCTGATTTTTGCATGAGTTCTTCATCACGCAAAATACTAACCGGCCCCGAATCCAAAACTCGCCCTTCTTTCATAATAATTACTTCGTCAGCCCAAGCGTAAGTTAGGTCAACATCATGGGTACTATAAATAAGTGTTGTTCCTTGTTCTTTTAAATCGTCTAATATTGTTCTTAATTGCTTTGAAATGCTTGGATCTAAGCCGGAAAAAGGTTCGTCACAAGCTAAGATTTGAGGGTTCATTGCCAATAATCCAGCAATGGCTGCTCTTTTTTTCTGACCTAGGCTCAAATTATATGGTGGTCTATTCGATATTTCCTCAATACCGACTTTTTTCATAGCCATTTCCACTTCCTTGTTCACTTCTTGTTGATCTAGTTTAAGGTTTCGAGGGCCAAAAGCTATATCACCGTATACAGTAGTCGAGAAAAGTTGA belongs to Natranaerobius trueperi and includes:
- a CDS encoding energy-coupling factor ABC transporter ATP-binding protein, whose amino-acid sequence is MDLAVEINDLNYIYPNKTPALTKINLKIKKQKKTAILGTNGSGKTTLIYHLNGTLLNEDGTLKVLDHFVNKKNLHKIRQIVGLLFDNPDNQLFSTTVYGDIAFGPRNLKLDQQEVNKEVEMAMKKVGIEEISNRPPYNLSLGQKKRAAIAGLLAMNPQILACDEPFSGLDPSISKQLRTILDDLKEQGTTLIYSTHDVDLTYAWADEVIIMKEGRVLDSGPVSILRDEELMQKSGLPLPTLARLFKHSKFNPRTIEEASKFIMS